A single Mangrovimonas sp. YM274 DNA region contains:
- a CDS encoding toxin-antitoxin system YwqK family antitoxin has translation MKKLILGLIITFTINISFGQTEKFDYCNCQDQIDQITPVLNGNFERKCNGILIEKGKFVNGLKNGEWKTYNRKGTLIRKLNYENGILSGKVELFYVNGKQKLAGQFEKGNKEGKGAITPRKERFFPKVPLIIINLLIYGQ, from the coding sequence ATGAAAAAACTGATTTTAGGATTAATAATCACATTTACGATTAACATTTCATTCGGACAAACTGAAAAATTTGATTATTGCAATTGCCAAGACCAAATCGACCAAATTACGCCTGTTTTAAATGGAAATTTTGAACGAAAGTGTAATGGTATACTGATTGAAAAAGGAAAATTTGTAAACGGATTAAAAAATGGAGAGTGGAAAACTTATAACAGAAAAGGAACACTGATTCGTAAACTAAATTATGAAAATGGAATTCTTAGTGGAAAAGTTGAGTTATTTTATGTTAATGGAAAACAAAAATTAGCTGGACAGTTTGAAAAAGGAAATAAAGAAGGAAAAGGAGCTATTACACCAAGAAAGGAAAGGTTCTTTCCGAAGGTACCTTTAATAATAATAAACCTATTGATATATGGACAATAA
- a CDS encoding transposase, translating to MYKNDKVIRRYSESFKLKILDELTTGKLNKNQLGKLYGINPTTINEWIRKYERKDLMNTRVKVETKDEITRIKELQKEIEQLKKLLLKKDLDAMVLDSYLEVAAEKLGYKNVIELKKKLNTKP from the coding sequence ATGTACAAAAATGACAAAGTAATTAGACGCTACAGCGAATCGTTTAAATTGAAAATTTTAGACGAACTTACCACCGGAAAACTCAACAAGAACCAATTAGGAAAACTTTACGGAATAAACCCTACAACCATTAACGAATGGATCAGGAAATATGAGCGTAAAGACCTAATGAACACACGTGTTAAAGTGGAAACAAAAGACGAAATAACTAGAATCAAAGAGCTACAAAAGGAAATTGAACAGCTAAAAAAACTACTGCTCAAAAAGGATCTTGATGCAATGGTATTGGACTCTTATCTAGAAGTGGCTGCTGAGAAACTGGGCTACAAAAACGTGATAGAACTCAAAAAAAAACTAAATACCAAGCCTTAA
- a CDS encoding IS3 family transposase: MRAKTKSEGFASLTTVCACFGLKRDAYYKYHTRETERLKLEKRIIEIVKKRRKSLPREGVRKMIKSLDVEFTKANIKVGRDTLLNVLRANNMLTLRKKYSAKTTNSLHRFRKYKNIAKDVIVTRSNQVWVSDITYIRTLKGFCYLALITDAYSRKIVGYDLSDSLELSGCVRALNKALYQAKDIDGLIHHSDRGIQYCSNVYTQILKRKNIGISMTEENHCYENAMAERVNGILKDEFYLDQTFMDTAHAKRATKNAIKLYNEVRLHLSLDFKTPNMVYKLTA, encoded by the coding sequence ATCAGAGCTAAAACAAAGAGTGAAGGATTTGCTTCGTTAACTACTGTTTGTGCCTGTTTCGGACTCAAAAGGGATGCGTATTATAAATACCATACCAGAGAAACAGAACGTCTGAAACTAGAAAAACGGATCATAGAAATTGTAAAAAAACGTCGCAAATCCTTACCTAGAGAAGGTGTTCGAAAAATGATTAAATCATTGGATGTAGAGTTTACCAAAGCCAATATCAAAGTGGGAAGAGATACGCTTTTAAATGTACTTAGAGCCAATAATATGCTCACCTTAAGGAAAAAATACAGTGCAAAAACCACCAATTCCTTGCACAGGTTCCGTAAGTACAAGAACATTGCTAAAGATGTAATTGTAACAAGATCTAACCAGGTTTGGGTAAGTGATATCACCTACATTAGAACCTTGAAAGGATTTTGTTATCTAGCTTTGATTACTGATGCCTATTCAAGGAAGATAGTCGGTTATGATCTTAGTGATAGCTTGGAACTAAGCGGTTGTGTTAGGGCATTAAATAAGGCGTTATATCAAGCTAAGGACATTGATGGACTCATACATCACTCTGATAGAGGGATACAATATTGCAGCAATGTATACACTCAGATACTTAAGAGAAAAAACATCGGTATAAGTATGACAGAAGAAAACCATTGCTACGAAAACGCTATGGCTGAGCGTGTAAACGGCATCCTAAAAGATGAGTTCTATCTCGATCAAACCTTTATGGATACAGCCCACGCAAAGAGAGCTACAAAAAATGCCATTAAATTATATAACGAAGTAAGATTACACTTATCTTTAGATTTTAAAACACCTAATATGGTATACAAATTAACCGCTTAA
- a CDS encoding DUF1963 domain-containing protein → MWNIFKKLFSGEETKEEKSHFDKYRDDLKAEGLSTYEDLIGQVKPLLKKATKLIVEKPSRPPENSQLKSHFGGQPYFEENEEWPKTKSGKNFDFIFQIFNNTDNGLPDDIQLFQFYYDFDEFPWDSDSEGWLVKTYDKINEDEIKMISRPTELEKSKYCELTFEPIVSLPDWQGLYSICPNANKLSGILNEDSPWENYEKVCKNLIGEQDYQSQIGGYPKWIQGESTPRNPNNSLMDLLIQIDSEENSGIMWGDQGMIYFFYNIETRRIEFMLQCY, encoded by the coding sequence ATGTGGAATATATTTAAAAAGCTATTTAGCGGAGAAGAAACTAAAGAAGAGAAATCTCATTTTGATAAGTATCGTGATGATTTAAAGGCTGAAGGTTTATCAACATATGAAGATTTAATTGGACAAGTAAAACCACTGTTAAAGAAAGCCACAAAACTGATCGTTGAGAAACCATCTAGACCACCTGAAAATTCACAATTAAAATCTCATTTTGGTGGGCAACCTTACTTCGAGGAAAATGAAGAATGGCCTAAGACTAAATCAGGTAAAAACTTTGATTTTATTTTCCAAATCTTTAATAACACTGATAATGGATTACCAGATGATATTCAGTTATTTCAATTTTATTATGACTTTGATGAGTTTCCATGGGATTCTGACTCTGAAGGATGGTTAGTAAAAACCTATGACAAAATTAATGAAGATGAAATAAAAATGATTTCTCGCCCAACAGAACTCGAAAAATCCAAATATTGTGAATTGACTTTTGAACCAATTGTGTCTCTCCCAGATTGGCAAGGCCTTTATTCTATTTGCCCCAATGCAAATAAGCTATCTGGCATATTAAATGAGGATTCACCCTGGGAAAACTATGAGAAAGTTTGCAAAAACTTAATTGGAGAGCAAGACTATCAAAGTCAAATTGGAGGTTACCCCAAATGGATACAAGGAGAAAGTACACCAAGGAACCCTAACAATAGCTTAATGGATTTGTTGATTCAAATTGATTCTGAAGAAAATTCTGGGATAATGTGGGGTGACCAAGGAATGATTTATTTCTTTTATAATATTGAAACAAGAAGAATTGAATTCATGCTTCAATGTTATTAA